One region of Paucibacter aquatile genomic DNA includes:
- the hflK gene encoding FtsH protease activity modulator HflK, with amino-acid sequence MNTYERVSPERPVMSSPAAGRIKPLAAAAAALLRGLWPQNWRAGRLLNNGRNDGPPDLDELWRDFNRKLSGMFGGKPAGNGGNNNNGDSGGGNNYQPDMKSASVGALLIGGVVLVGWLGSGFFIVQEGQQGVITSFGKYSKTVDAGFQWRLPFPFQASEVVAVTQLRQVEVGRNSVVAATGLRDSSMLTQDENIVDIRFTVQFILKDARDYLFENNKPDEAVILAAESAVREIVGKSKMDSVLYEQRDAIAAELVKSVQAQMDRLKAGILIKAVNVQNVQAPEQVQAAFDDAFKAGADRERLKNEGQAYANDVIPKAQGTSARLREEAEGYKARVVAQAEGDAQRFKSVLAEYQKAPAVTRDRLYTDTMQQVYSNVSKVMVDSRNGSNLLYLPLDKLIQQAGGSVTSTVPAAVPSSETPATVGNNDMRSRDGLRSRDGR; translated from the coding sequence ATGAACACCTACGAGCGCGTGAGCCCCGAGCGGCCCGTGATGAGCAGCCCCGCTGCCGGCCGCATCAAGCCTCTGGCGGCCGCGGCTGCCGCTTTGCTGCGCGGCCTGTGGCCCCAGAACTGGCGGGCAGGACGTCTGCTGAACAACGGCCGCAATGACGGCCCGCCGGATCTGGATGAGCTCTGGCGTGATTTCAATCGCAAGCTCTCCGGCATGTTCGGTGGCAAGCCCGCCGGCAATGGCGGCAATAACAACAACGGCGACTCGGGTGGCGGCAATAACTACCAGCCCGATATGAAGAGCGCCAGCGTCGGCGCTTTGCTGATCGGCGGCGTGGTGTTGGTCGGTTGGCTGGGCAGCGGCTTCTTCATCGTGCAGGAAGGCCAGCAAGGAGTGATCACCTCCTTTGGCAAGTACAGCAAGACGGTCGATGCCGGCTTCCAGTGGCGCCTGCCGTTCCCCTTCCAGGCCAGCGAGGTGGTCGCCGTGACCCAGCTGCGTCAGGTCGAGGTGGGCCGCAACTCGGTGGTGGCGGCCACGGGGCTGCGTGACTCCTCCATGCTGACGCAGGACGAGAACATCGTCGACATCCGCTTCACCGTGCAGTTCATCCTCAAGGATGCGCGCGACTACCTGTTCGAGAACAACAAGCCCGATGAGGCGGTGATCTTGGCGGCCGAATCGGCCGTGCGCGAGATCGTCGGCAAAAGCAAGATGGACTCGGTGCTGTACGAGCAGCGCGATGCCATCGCGGCCGAGCTGGTCAAGTCGGTGCAGGCCCAGATGGATCGTCTGAAGGCCGGCATCCTGATCAAGGCCGTGAACGTGCAGAACGTGCAGGCGCCCGAGCAGGTGCAGGCTGCCTTCGACGATGCCTTCAAGGCCGGCGCCGACCGCGAGCGCCTGAAGAACGAAGGCCAGGCCTACGCCAACGACGTGATCCCCAAGGCCCAAGGCACTTCGGCGCGCCTGCGCGAAGAGGCCGAGGGTTACAAGGCTCGTGTGGTGGCGCAGGCCGAAGGTGATGCGCAGCGCTTCAAGAGTGTGCTGGCCGAGTACCAGAAGGCACCGGCGGTCACACGCGACCGCCTCTACACCGACACCATGCAGCAGGTCTATTCCAACGTCAGCAAGGTGATGGTGGACAGCCGCAATGGCTCCAACCTGCTGTACCTGCCGTTGGACAAGCTGATCCAGCAGGCCGGTGGCAGTGTCACCAGTACAGTGCCGGCGGCCGTGCCGTCCAGCGAGACCCCGGCCACCGTGGGCAATAACGACATGCGTTCGCGCGACGGCCTGCGCAGCCGCGACGGCCGTTGA